Sequence from the Candidatus Eisenbacteria bacterium genome:
AACGCTCCATCGAATCGCGATAGGTCAGACGCGTAAATGGAATCTTGAGCTCGCGGCCCAGGTCGCGGCGGAACACCGACGCGAGCATTCCCTCGACGACCTCGAAGACATCGTCCTCGGTGACGAACGTCATCTCGAGATCGATCTGGGTGAACTCGGGTTGTCGGTCGGCGCGCAGGTCCTCGTCCCGCAGGCATCGGGCGATCTGGAAGTAGCGATCGAAGCCCGAGACCATGAGGATCTGCTTGTAGAGCTGGGGCGACTGAGGCAGCGCGTAGAACTTCCCGGAATGGAGCCGCGCGGGCACCACGTAGTCGCGGGCCCCCTCCGGCGTCGGCCGGACCAGCATCGGCGTCTCGATCTCCAGGAAATCATGGTCCGAGAGGAACTCCCGCACGCTCCGCGTCATCGCGTGGCGAAACGCGAGGCTGGTCTGGAGCGGCTCCCGCCGCAGGTCCAGATAGCGATAGCGCAGCCGCAGGTCCTCGGACGCCGTCACCGTCTCGTCGAGCGGGAACGGCGGGGTGCGGCTCGTGTTCAGGATCGAAAGGGATTCGGCCTCGAGCTCGACGCCGCCCGTCGGGATCTCCGGATTCTCGCTCCCCTTGGGGCGTCTCAGGACCTTCCCCTCGACCAACACGACGTACTCGCTTCCGATGGAGCGGGCGCGCTCCATCATTTCGTTGTCGAGCTGCTCGGGACGGAAGACGACCTGCGTGATTCCGTAGCGGTCGCGAAGGTCGAGGAAGAGGACCCCGCCGTGATCGCGGGTCCGCTGGGCCCAGCCCATCAGGCGGGCCTTCATCCCCGCGTGCTCGGGCCTGAGATCGCCGCAGCGGTGCGACCGCTTGCGGCCCTTCAGCGGCTCGATCATCGCGGCGCCTCCTCCGGTGCGGGGTGCTCGAGGAGCCACCGACGCAGGGACTCGGCGGACTCCTGCTTCGCCTCGTCCTTGCCGGCCCGCAGGTCCCGAACCGGGTGGCCGTCCGGATCGGCGGGAACGAACACCGCGTACCGGGCGCCGACCTTGGCCGCCCACTTGAGCTGAGAGGACGCGTTCCGCCCGCTCGGATCCACCATGACGCGCAAAGCGTCCTTGGCGTCGTACCGGGCCACGTTTCGGAGGCTCCGCGCGAACTTCAGGGCCTCCCACGTCGCGGAAGGCTCCCGCGCCACGACGCAGACGTCGGGCCGGGCGGGTTGGGCAAGGTCGATCGGCCCCGTGGACATCAGAAGCCGCTCCATCCCGATCGAGAAGCCGATGGCGGGCGTCGCGGGGCCTCCGAGCTCACGGACCAGCTCATCGTAGCGGCCGCCGCCGCCCACGGCGTTCTGCGCGCCCAGCTGGGACGCATACGCCTCGAAGAGCGTCCGTGTGTAGTAGTCGAGACCGCGCACGAGGCGCGGCGCCGTCTCCTGGGAGATCCCAAGTGCGTCGAGCCCGGCCCGCACCGCGTCGAAGTGCTCGCGGCAGGGGTCGCAGAGCGATTCGAGGACGCTCGGCGCGCCCGCGATGACCGGCTGGCACGACGGGACCTTGCAGTCGAGAATCCGGAGCGGGTTGGTCTTCAGCCGCTCGCGG
This genomic interval carries:
- a CDS encoding histidine--tRNA ligase, with product MPRGTRDILPGESERWDRLESSTRDVMSRYGYREVRTPIFEATDLFVRSVGEATDIVRKELYTFEDRKRRSLTLRPEGTAPVVRAYLEHSLGQADPLARLYYIGPMFRYERPQAGRYRQFWQIGAELLGPAAPAADVEMIDLFCSILRSAGLDEIKVHVNSLGDATCRPVYRERLREYFTAQSERLCGDCRERLKTNPLRILDCKVPSCQPVIAGAPSVLESLCDPCREHFDAVRAGLDALGISQETAPRLVRGLDYYTRTLFEAYASQLGAQNAVGGGGRYDELVRELGGPATPAIGFSIGMERLLMSTGPIDLAQPARPDVCVVAREPSATWEALKFARSLRNVARYDAKDALRVMVDPSGRNASSQLKWAAKVGARYAVFVPADPDGHPVRDLRAGKDEAKQESAESLRRWLLEHPAPEEAPR